One Halosegnis longus DNA window includes the following coding sequences:
- a CDS encoding DUF7288 family protein produces MVSRGQTWTLEGVAASVLVLGAVVFILQSSVITPLSASTTNQYLEERQQELATDVLSGAASEGELREALRYWNDGDRVFHGADETGYASGAALAARDIRLGDTLTDAFDGRGITYNVYIRSPIPEEPPASMPAGTGRYGSESQSLVYQGVPSDSAVSASTHVTLYDGDVLLDSDGDETTTRLDNADFYADEAADGDDTIYTVVEVQIVAWQS; encoded by the coding sequence GTGGTGAGCCGCGGTCAGACGTGGACGCTCGAAGGCGTCGCCGCCTCGGTGCTCGTGTTGGGTGCCGTCGTCTTCATCCTCCAGTCGTCGGTCATCACGCCGCTGTCGGCCTCGACGACGAACCAGTATCTCGAGGAGCGCCAACAGGAGCTCGCGACGGACGTGTTGTCCGGGGCCGCGAGCGAGGGTGAACTCCGCGAGGCGCTCCGCTACTGGAACGACGGGGACCGCGTGTTCCACGGTGCAGACGAGACGGGGTACGCGAGCGGCGCGGCGCTCGCGGCCCGCGACATACGACTGGGCGACACCCTGACGGACGCGTTCGACGGACGCGGTATCACGTACAACGTCTACATCCGGTCGCCGATACCGGAGGAGCCGCCGGCGTCGATGCCGGCGGGTACGGGTCGGTACGGGAGCGAGAGCCAGTCGCTGGTGTACCAGGGCGTTCCGTCGGATTCGGCCGTCTCCGCGAGCACCCACGTCACGCTGTACGACGGCGACGTGCTGCTCGATTCCGACGGCGACGAGACGACGACGCGGCTCGATAACGCCGACTTCTACGCCGACGAGGCCGCGGACGGCGACGACACGATATACACGGTCGTGGAGGTGCAGATCGTCGCATGGCAGTCGTGA
- a CDS encoding PKD domain-containing protein, whose translation MAVVSERGQQLLIGGLVLAIALTALVVVLNGALYTDDLRTRDAAGQTLAADDYEGELSRELGRTLDRINDGREGDRTVVEQAVLDATFATNDLLGRQYASGQAAYASVDPARIERGIIIEQDASCAFTALNTNCGGSSERPVTPRFTYGDDDDDSWVQAGDSGENLILDASETEDYDETSGDLSYDWTLTEGTDTITKSGETPSGFTLPESGFWKVTLTVTDTDTGATETVTAWVAAHATDDANEVPPRARFTHSPTVPVATEQVVLDATATTDGNGDITSYDWWIKAPDGTVLPSPPDGETTTFTPADAGDYVVALDVSDATGNTDTLRKTVTVDETLANGGGRTGDTDGDGTNEPPFRVAPVSGDRYFALGEAGATPDSPDWTLAESATVRQFELETDDIDALYDVSDSNSDSAAVLADTFHVELTGQDGDTWAVHVFESSTSGQFTVATIAPDGTVDIRHRSNDPIAVDVTTGEVNGRQVFPFAPELAQPADIAFRNGDQIAGSYELTLATGTSASTDVQTANFYPPEGDRQPYAGPAVYAVNVPATYDTAELSRRGSVRVAPDEPTVYGRGISLGVPEPSYTDRDAVVYVAPDGGANTLRSITPDGTVTTYDATDVQAIGPKQVDIDADDVAEIPYVAGDGSLRIVDANGEKQTLVSASAPEAPDTTQALIGIDRWNGQFSVLYATANGNAYRVDAAGNTAQIGLDPGGNGVGAIGGVTDMDDDGTPDILFADTSQQLRFYEEGASDNVLVSNGGVGQNAGIGMGAARDFDRDGVERAPIVDGSGSLRLISETTGRSGQLTSVSQKAPAAGFQWDEATTNREIMFVAQDTNDAGNTIYVLAYVPPDGSEPATIVTDSNGDPIQVVQGTGVA comes from the coding sequence ATGGCAGTCGTGAGCGAGCGCGGCCAACAGCTGCTCATCGGCGGGCTAGTCTTGGCTATCGCGCTCACCGCGCTCGTCGTCGTGCTCAACGGCGCGCTGTACACCGACGACCTGCGGACGCGCGACGCGGCGGGCCAGACCCTCGCCGCCGACGACTACGAGGGTGAGCTGTCGCGAGAACTCGGGCGGACGCTCGACCGCATCAACGACGGGCGCGAAGGCGACCGAACCGTCGTCGAGCAGGCAGTGCTCGACGCCACGTTCGCGACGAACGACCTGCTCGGCCGCCAGTACGCGAGCGGACAGGCTGCCTACGCCAGCGTCGACCCCGCCCGTATCGAACGGGGAATCATCATCGAACAGGACGCCTCGTGTGCGTTCACCGCGTTGAACACCAACTGTGGCGGGTCGAGCGAACGGCCGGTCACGCCCCGGTTCACCTACGGCGACGATGACGACGACAGTTGGGTCCAAGCAGGTGATAGCGGTGAGAATCTCATCCTCGACGCCTCGGAGACGGAAGATTACGACGAGACGAGCGGCGACCTCTCGTACGACTGGACCCTGACGGAGGGGACCGACACCATCACGAAAAGTGGCGAAACTCCGAGCGGCTTCACCCTCCCAGAGTCCGGCTTCTGGAAGGTGACCCTCACCGTCACCGACACCGATACCGGTGCAACGGAAACCGTGACCGCGTGGGTCGCCGCACACGCGACCGACGACGCGAACGAGGTGCCCCCCCGGGCGCGATTCACCCACTCGCCGACGGTGCCGGTCGCGACCGAGCAGGTCGTCCTCGACGCGACGGCGACGACAGACGGGAACGGTGACATCACAAGTTACGACTGGTGGATTAAGGCACCCGACGGGACGGTCTTGCCCTCGCCGCCCGATGGGGAGACGACGACATTCACGCCCGCGGACGCCGGCGACTACGTCGTCGCGCTCGACGTGAGCGACGCGACCGGCAACACCGACACTCTCCGGAAGACCGTCACCGTCGACGAGACGCTCGCGAACGGCGGCGGCCGCACCGGTGACACCGACGGCGACGGCACGAACGAGCCACCGTTCCGCGTCGCGCCGGTGTCGGGCGACCGCTACTTCGCGCTCGGCGAGGCGGGTGCGACCCCCGACTCGCCCGACTGGACGCTCGCGGAGAGCGCCACCGTCCGGCAGTTCGAACTCGAGACCGACGACATTGACGCGCTCTACGACGTGTCCGACTCCAATAGCGACAGTGCGGCCGTCTTGGCCGACACCTTCCACGTCGAACTCACCGGACAGGACGGAGACACGTGGGCGGTCCACGTCTTCGAGAGTTCGACGAGCGGCCAGTTCACCGTCGCGACGATCGCGCCCGACGGCACGGTCGATATCCGCCACCGCTCGAACGACCCCATCGCGGTCGACGTGACCACCGGCGAGGTGAACGGGCGACAGGTGTTCCCGTTCGCGCCGGAGCTCGCACAGCCGGCCGACATCGCCTTCCGCAACGGCGACCAGATTGCCGGCAGCTACGAACTCACGCTCGCGACGGGGACGAGTGCGAGCACGGACGTGCAGACGGCGAACTTCTATCCGCCCGAGGGTGACCGCCAGCCGTACGCCGGCCCGGCAGTGTATGCGGTCAACGTGCCGGCGACGTACGACACGGCCGAGCTATCCCGTCGTGGCAGCGTCAGGGTCGCCCCCGACGAGCCGACGGTGTACGGTCGCGGCATCTCGCTCGGCGTACCCGAACCGTCCTACACCGACCGCGATGCGGTCGTCTACGTCGCACCAGATGGCGGTGCGAACACGCTCCGGTCGATTACTCCGGACGGCACAGTCACGACCTACGACGCGACCGACGTACAGGCAATCGGTCCGAAACAGGTCGATATCGACGCCGACGATGTGGCCGAGATTCCGTACGTCGCGGGTGACGGCTCGCTCCGTATCGTGGATGCAAACGGCGAAAAGCAGACGCTGGTGTCTGCAAGTGCCCCAGAAGCACCCGACACGACACAGGCGCTCATCGGTATCGACCGCTGGAACGGGCAGTTCTCGGTTCTGTACGCGACCGCAAACGGGAACGCCTACCGCGTCGACGCGGCGGGCAACACCGCACAGATCGGGCTTGACCCGGGTGGAAACGGCGTCGGCGCAATCGGCGGTGTCACCGACATGGACGACGACGGGACGCCGGACATCCTCTTTGCGGACACGAGCCAACAGCTTCGATTCTACGAGGAGGGCGCGAGCGACAACGTCCTCGTCTCCAACGGCGGCGTCGGGCAAAACGCCGGAATCGGGATGGGAGCAGCCCGCGACTTCGACCGCGACGGCGTCGAGCGTGCACCGATAGTCGACGGCTCCGGCAGCCTCCGACTTATCAGCGAGACGACCGGACGGAGCGGGCAACTCACATCGGTCTCCCAGAAGGCACCCGCGGCCGGCTTCCAGTGGGACGAGGCAACGACCAACCGCGAAATCATGTTCGTCGCACAGGACACCAACGACGCCGGGAACACCATCTACGTGCTGGCGTACGTCCCGCCAGACGGGAGCGAGCCGGCGACGATCGTGACCGACTCGAACGGTGACCCGATTCAAGTCGTACAGGGGACGGGGGTGGCCTGA
- a CDS encoding DUF7266 family protein: MRERAQSSTIGYVLAIGVATLLITGLITGVGTFVEGRQEQAVRDQLTVVGERVASQLTAADALATREGTVYVEPAVPERAVGMNYRIRLDASNEQLILSTADPAVTVRVPVSTTRPLVDSATQGTDVAVRYDENGLSVGEKR, from the coding sequence GTGCGCGAACGCGCCCAGTCGTCGACAATCGGCTACGTGCTCGCCATCGGCGTGGCGACGCTGCTCATCACCGGTCTCATCACCGGCGTCGGCACCTTCGTCGAGGGACGACAGGAGCAGGCCGTTCGCGACCAGCTCACCGTGGTCGGCGAGCGGGTGGCCTCACAGCTCACCGCGGCCGACGCGCTGGCGACGCGTGAGGGGACGGTGTACGTCGAGCCGGCGGTGCCCGAGCGGGCCGTCGGGATGAACTACCGGATTAGACTGGACGCGAGCAACGAACAGCTGATACTGTCGACGGCCGACCCGGCAGTCACGGTTCGGGTGCCGGTCTCGACGACCCGGCCGCTGGTCGACTCGGCGACGCAGGGAACGGACGTCGCGGTCCGGTACGACGAGAACGGGCTGTCCGTGGGTGAAAAGCGATGA
- a CDS encoding DUF7289 family protein, translating into MTGDERGVSEVLSYILVFSVVAVTIAFVLGDGLGAVTTTQQNARIDAAQSGVAILDKSIETVYQTGVPRRSTELKPNGGTLSVGGRLDVDIVVSQGGSDLFDYGSASSRFTHTIDDQSVGLALGARFRSGTGGVAMTAEPPFHFGDERTNLPVVLLTGADSVSTGSPVQIVADTENEELLDHRTAGPSAGTPYTVEVTVETTPERAAAWNRYFQREGLTAVDDDPSDGTVVYSHETRRLIIEEFTTGLELR; encoded by the coding sequence ATGACGGGCGACGAGCGCGGCGTCTCGGAGGTGCTCAGCTACATCCTCGTGTTCTCCGTCGTGGCGGTGACCATCGCGTTCGTCCTCGGCGACGGGCTGGGTGCCGTCACGACGACCCAACAGAACGCCCGCATCGACGCCGCACAGAGCGGCGTCGCCATCCTTGACAAGAGCATCGAGACGGTGTATCAGACGGGGGTCCCCCGTCGTTCGACGGAGTTGAAGCCGAACGGGGGGACGCTCTCGGTGGGTGGTCGGCTCGACGTGGATATCGTCGTCTCGCAGGGCGGGTCCGACCTGTTCGATTACGGGTCGGCCAGCAGCCGCTTTACCCACACCATCGACGACCAGTCGGTCGGGCTGGCGCTCGGTGCGCGGTTCCGCAGCGGAACGGGCGGCGTCGCGATGACGGCCGAGCCACCCTTCCACTTCGGCGACGAGCGGACGAATCTCCCGGTCGTGTTGTTGACCGGAGCCGACAGCGTCTCCACCGGCTCGCCGGTCCAGATTGTCGCCGACACGGAAAACGAGGAGCTGCTCGACCACCGGACCGCCGGCCCGAGCGCGGGGACACCCTACACCGTCGAAGTGACCGTCGAGACGACGCCAGAGCGGGCGGCTGCGTGGAACCGGTACTTCCAGCGCGAGGGACTCACCGCAGTCGATGACGACCCGAGCGACGGCACAGTCGTCTACAGTCACGAGACCCGACGGCTCATCATCGAGGAGTTCACGACCGGGCTCGAACTGCGTTAA
- a CDS encoding DUF7289 family protein: MNERGQSSTLGAVFVIAITVAAATATVGAAVYTLDESRTQANEERAGIAAAQFDSAAALVAFGETGRTTTVGIGNADSITVTDGGSISVVATADDGTTQTLVDEPLGAVEYATDGDTLAYQGGGVWRQGDDYARMVSPPEFDFNDDTLTIPVVSVTADNLPARFSGDSVRLASGGSEATYPSPENGVNPVEDRQLTVRVQSDYYRAWGRYFERRVGGDVTVDDSTETASVTLKTEYDNTISYGAAATGTSGFNLKGGGGSRTFLDSYDSTEGAYSESKLDDGRIVATSNVNIGGGVTVYGDVIVPEGNYVNVKGNSEIRNGEIIKQSVEVQRSGGRVTQRVSSARDDNDNGDVAALVDDSLAGDGDVTLSAGTYYIDGELQLNGRTLTLEPSADEEVTLAVTGNIDVSNGGEIAVAGSNDNAARLYTTGGSVTMNSGDVSVPDDASPRFWLYGTDDLTATMSSESRFVGIFYAPGDDSSLDMRSQSEIFGAMAVGKPDLKSGSTIHYDLAAKGIPAYDGDVTIFSYLHVSRNTVVVEES, encoded by the coding sequence ATGAACGAGCGGGGCCAATCATCGACGCTCGGGGCGGTGTTCGTCATCGCCATCACCGTGGCCGCCGCGACGGCGACCGTCGGTGCCGCCGTGTACACGCTCGACGAGTCGCGCACACAGGCCAACGAGGAGCGTGCCGGCATCGCGGCCGCACAGTTCGATTCGGCGGCCGCCCTCGTCGCCTTCGGCGAGACCGGCAGGACGACGACCGTCGGTATCGGTAACGCCGACAGCATCACCGTCACCGACGGCGGGTCGATTTCCGTCGTCGCGACCGCGGACGACGGGACCACACAGACGCTGGTGGATGAACCCCTCGGCGCGGTCGAGTACGCCACCGACGGTGACACCCTCGCGTATCAGGGCGGCGGCGTCTGGCGACAGGGCGACGACTACGCGCGGATGGTTTCGCCCCCCGAATTCGACTTCAACGACGACACGCTCACCATCCCCGTCGTGAGCGTGACCGCCGACAATCTCCCGGCGCGGTTCTCGGGCGACAGCGTCCGACTTGCATCGGGTGGAAGTGAGGCGACGTACCCCTCCCCGGAAAACGGTGTCAACCCCGTCGAAGACCGGCAGCTCACCGTCCGGGTCCAGAGCGACTACTACCGGGCGTGGGGCCGCTACTTCGAGCGCCGAGTCGGCGGTGACGTGACCGTCGACGATTCGACCGAGACGGCGAGTGTCACGCTGAAGACCGAGTACGACAACACCATCTCCTACGGCGCGGCCGCCACCGGCACCTCCGGCTTCAATCTGAAGGGTGGCGGCGGCTCTCGCACGTTCCTCGACAGCTACGACTCCACCGAGGGCGCTTACTCCGAGAGCAAACTCGACGACGGCCGCATCGTCGCGACGAGCAACGTCAACATCGGCGGCGGCGTCACCGTCTACGGTGATGTCATCGTTCCCGAGGGGAACTACGTCAACGTCAAGGGCAACTCCGAGATTCGCAACGGCGAAATTATCAAACAGTCGGTCGAGGTGCAACGCTCCGGTGGACGCGTCACCCAGCGCGTCTCGAGTGCACGCGACGACAACGACAACGGCGACGTCGCCGCGCTCGTGGACGACTCGCTCGCCGGTGACGGCGACGTGACGCTCTCTGCCGGCACCTACTACATCGACGGGGAACTCCAGTTGAACGGCCGGACGCTAACGCTCGAACCGTCCGCAGACGAGGAAGTCACCCTCGCGGTCACCGGGAACATCGACGTTTCCAACGGCGGTGAAATCGCCGTCGCCGGCAGCAACGACAACGCCGCCAGACTCTACACGACCGGCGGCAGCGTGACGATGAACAGCGGCGACGTCTCCGTCCCGGACGACGCCTCGCCGCGCTTCTGGCTCTACGGGACCGACGACTTGACCGCGACGATGTCCTCCGAGTCGCGGTTCGTCGGCATCTTCTACGCGCCGGGCGATGACTCCTCGCTGGATATGCGGTCACAGAGCGAGATATTCGGTGCGATGGCCGTCGGCAAGCCGGACCTCAAGTCCGGGTCGACCATCCACTACGACCTCGCCGCCAAGGGGATACCGGCGTACGACGGCGACGTGACGATATTCTCGTATCTCCACGTCTCGCGCAACACGGTCGTCGTCGAGGAGTCTTAA
- a CDS encoding PAS domain-containing protein, which yields MDAHRRSDTDDGAVRVALGFDSGRNRELLAQLLAQYDVIEFEASVPEETDLCIVDEGAFARLRDALTEWKADSQPTAAPALLVATGDETALWEEYGDAVGTAVDAIQSIPAPKRAIETRVSALLETREESKLATDRRNQLELYGRAMDGAEIGIIITEADGDYPVVYTNDGFLDITGYDREEVLGRNCRFLQGPDTDEQTRTELREALQSREQVSVEILNYRKSGEPFWNELEIVPVTEDGTVSHFIGFQRDITERKSRERILQRHQRIVQSVSDPILVLDPAGTIEYANDAAAQVFGAGTTDTAITTLFDEEQAGELMDTLMLALARDETHEQELTLPGDRHTYQFRFQPETLEGSRRVIVVARDITDIRRQQERLSVLDRVLRHNLRNKLNVVAGHAATLTDAPDSDPETIQSAGERISAAADSLLDIAEAVREFGDETSIDGQTGQQRDLAALVEQTVPRLEITYPDANVETVTPESAMAVCPDQIEFCLDKLFDDAIDRSGEASNITVSVIDRADVVELRVHDDGETMPQIERNALMTGSETPLEHTQGIALWLVRWAVEGVGGQFRVDAENGTTVTLSLPAG from the coding sequence ATGGACGCGCACCGCCGGTCCGACACGGACGACGGCGCGGTGCGGGTTGCCCTCGGCTTCGACAGCGGCCGGAACCGCGAGCTCCTCGCTCAGCTTCTCGCCCAGTACGACGTGATCGAGTTCGAGGCGTCGGTCCCCGAGGAGACCGACCTGTGTATCGTCGACGAGGGGGCGTTCGCTCGGCTCCGCGACGCGCTCACGGAGTGGAAGGCCGACAGCCAGCCGACCGCGGCTCCCGCACTGCTGGTCGCGACCGGCGACGAGACGGCGCTGTGGGAGGAGTACGGCGACGCAGTCGGGACCGCCGTCGACGCCATCCAGTCGATTCCAGCGCCGAAACGCGCAATCGAGACCCGCGTTTCGGCGCTGTTGGAGACGCGCGAGGAGTCGAAGCTCGCGACCGACCGCCGCAACCAACTCGAACTGTACGGGCGGGCGATGGACGGTGCCGAAATCGGTATCATCATCACCGAGGCGGACGGCGACTACCCGGTCGTCTACACCAACGACGGCTTCCTCGACATCACGGGCTACGACCGCGAGGAGGTGCTCGGTCGCAACTGCCGGTTCCTGCAGGGGCCCGACACCGACGAGCAGACGCGCACGGAACTGCGGGAGGCACTTCAGTCCCGCGAGCAGGTCAGCGTCGAGATTCTGAACTACCGGAAGTCCGGCGAGCCGTTCTGGAACGAGCTCGAAATCGTCCCCGTCACCGAGGACGGGACCGTCTCGCACTTCATCGGTTTCCAGCGGGATATCACCGAGCGAAAGTCCAGAGAGCGAATCCTCCAGCGCCACCAGCGAATCGTCCAGTCGGTGAGCGACCCGATTCTGGTGCTCGACCCCGCGGGAACAATCGAGTACGCCAACGACGCCGCCGCACAGGTGTTCGGTGCCGGCACGACTGACACGGCGATAACGACGCTGTTCGACGAGGAGCAGGCCGGCGAGCTGATGGACACGCTGATGCTCGCGCTCGCACGCGACGAGACCCACGAACAGGAGCTCACGCTGCCGGGCGACCGCCACACCTACCAGTTCCGCTTCCAGCCGGAGACGCTGGAGGGGAGCCGGCGGGTCATCGTCGTCGCGCGCGACATCACCGACATCCGCCGCCAGCAGGAGCGACTCTCCGTGCTCGACCGGGTGTTGCGCCACAACCTCCGCAACAAGCTGAACGTGGTGGCGGGCCACGCCGCGACGCTGACGGACGCACCCGACAGCGACCCGGAGACGATACAGTCCGCGGGCGAGCGCATCTCCGCGGCCGCCGACAGCTTACTCGATATCGCCGAGGCGGTCCGCGAGTTCGGCGACGAGACCAGTATCGACGGACAGACCGGCCAACAGCGGGACCTCGCGGCGCTGGTCGAACAGACCGTCCCGCGGCTCGAAATCACCTACCCCGACGCCAACGTCGAGACGGTGACGCCGGAGTCGGCGATGGCCGTCTGTCCGGACCAAATCGAGTTCTGTCTGGACAAGCTGTTCGACGACGCCATCGACCGCAGCGGCGAGGCGTCGAACATCACCGTCTCCGTCATCGACCGGGCGGACGTGGTCGAACTCCGGGTCCACGACGACGGCGAGACGATGCCACAGATCGAACGCAACGCGCTGATGACCGGCTCCGAGACGCCCCTGGAACACACACAGGGTATCGCGCTGTGGCTGGTCAGGTGGGCCGTCGAGGGCGTCGGCGGACAGTTCCGCGTCGACGCCGAGAACGGGACGACGGTGACGCTGTCGCTGCCGGCGGGCTAA
- a CDS encoding ATPase domain-containing protein, with translation MTSTPRVTSGTDGLDDVLDGGFIRGQTAIVSGGPGTGKTVLALQFLAAADRGLYIGFEEREEDIRENAARLDIDLSNVEILDLSADGSRFFESDDEYTIFPHEEVEGEALLDSIADEIDDIEPDRLAIDPLSELRSLVPDDYRFRRNISSLVNELKARDITTVCTTQAVAAGSDWDLQFLGDATLEIDRTTNHRSLEVTKFRGSDFANGKHTYRIRGDTGGRIYPKLVPGEHRRETDREQLSSGVSELDALLGGGIERGSVTVISGPSGVGKTTLGSLFLRSSAAGGTPSAGFLFEELRDDYLYRADQLGLGVGQLHADGPLRLFEVESLTQSPDEFAADVREAVEGGVEVVMIDGIPGYRLGLRGSDTEQELTRELHALCRYLKRMGVTTILIDEVGSLAGSLDATDERVSYLADNIIFLRYVEMDGEIRKVVGVLKKRFSDFEQSLRELRIDTDGVTLGGALTDRRGILTGVPERIE, from the coding sequence ATGACAAGCACACCCCGAGTCACGAGCGGGACGGACGGGCTTGACGATGTGCTCGATGGGGGGTTCATCCGCGGGCAGACGGCCATCGTAAGCGGTGGGCCGGGTACCGGAAAGACGGTGCTCGCCCTGCAGTTTCTCGCCGCCGCGGACCGCGGGCTCTACATTGGCTTCGAAGAGCGCGAGGAGGATATCCGGGAGAACGCCGCCCGACTGGATATCGACCTCTCGAACGTCGAAATACTCGATCTGAGTGCCGACGGCAGCCGTTTCTTCGAGAGCGACGACGAGTACACCATCTTCCCACACGAGGAGGTCGAAGGCGAGGCGCTGCTCGACTCTATCGCCGACGAAATCGACGATATCGAGCCGGACCGACTCGCCATCGACCCGTTGTCTGAACTTCGGTCGCTCGTCCCCGACGACTACCGGTTCCGGCGAAATATCTCCTCGCTGGTGAACGAACTCAAGGCACGCGACATCACGACGGTCTGTACGACACAGGCCGTCGCAGCCGGCAGCGACTGGGACCTCCAGTTCCTCGGCGACGCCACCCTCGAAATCGACCGGACGACGAACCACCGCTCGCTCGAGGTGACGAAGTTCCGTGGCTCGGATTTCGCAAACGGCAAACACACCTACCGGATTCGCGGCGACACCGGCGGTCGCATCTACCCGAAGCTCGTCCCCGGCGAGCACCGCCGCGAGACCGACCGCGAACAGCTCTCGTCGGGCGTTTCCGAACTCGACGCTCTGCTCGGTGGCGGAATCGAGCGTGGCTCCGTGACGGTCATCTCCGGCCCGTCGGGCGTCGGCAAGACGACCCTCGGCTCGCTGTTTCTCCGGTCGTCGGCAGCCGGCGGGACCCCCTCGGCCGGCTTCCTGTTCGAGGAGCTTCGCGACGATTATCTCTACCGCGCCGACCAGCTCGGACTCGGCGTCGGCCAACTGCACGCGGACGGCCCGCTCCGGCTGTTCGAGGTGGAGTCGCTCACCCAGAGCCCCGACGAGTTCGCGGCCGACGTTCGCGAGGCGGTCGAGGGCGGCGTCGAGGTCGTGATGATAGACGGCATTCCGGGCTACCGGCTCGGGCTTCGGGGGAGCGACACCGAACAGGAGCTGACCCGCGAGCTTCACGCCCTGTGTCGGTATCTCAAGCGCATGGGCGTCACCACCATCCTCATCGACGAGGTTGGGAGCCTGGCGGGGTCGCTCGACGCCACCGACGAGCGGGTGAGCTACCTCGCTGACAACATCATCTTCCTCCGGTACGTGGAGATGGACGGCGAGATACGGAAGGTGGTCGGCGTCCTGAAAAAGCGGTTCAGCGACTTCGAGCAGTCGCTGCGCGAGCTGCGTATCGACACCGATGGCGTCACGCTCGGTGGTGCACTCACCGACCGACGCGGCATCCTCACCGGCGTCCCGGAACGAATCGAATAG
- a CDS encoding pyridoxamine 5'-phosphate oxidase family protein has translation MEIVEDTLGVPIATFLARPLFAHIATASPDGPRDSPVWFLYDEESETVWIDADRASNTFTDRIDDDNRVAVGVVDSEPARGLIQHVGVRGTATLEPFDAERAERLYAKYLGTGRETWDDRFRTYIEQPPESATLVRVTPETVVARDQSYRPAPTY, from the coding sequence ATGGAAATCGTCGAGGACACCCTCGGGGTGCCGATAGCGACGTTCCTCGCGCGCCCGCTGTTCGCCCACATCGCGACCGCGAGCCCCGACGGGCCGCGCGACTCGCCGGTGTGGTTCCTGTACGACGAGGAGAGCGAAACCGTCTGGATTGACGCCGACCGCGCGTCGAACACGTTCACCGACCGCATCGACGATGATAACAGAGTAGCCGTCGGCGTCGTGGACTCAGAGCCGGCGCGGGGACTCATCCAACACGTCGGCGTGCGCGGAACGGCAACGCTGGAGCCGTTCGACGCCGAGCGTGCAGAGCGACTGTACGCGAAGTATCTGGGCACAGGACGAGAGACGTGGGACGACCGGTTTCGCACGTACATCGAGCAGCCGCCCGAGTCCGCGACACTCGTTCGGGTGACTCCGGAGACGGTGGTGGCGCGCGACCAGTCGTACCGGCCGGCACCGACCTACTGA
- a CDS encoding DUF192 domain-containing protein, whose protein sequence is MQVVHEASGEPIATTVDVADGLLARARGLMFRRSIPDDYALVFEFTGQSTRHLHMVCVPFDIDAVWLTDGVVQRVKRLPAWTGRGSAVADTVIELPAGAADGVEPGDRVTVAQAGESRSSHVQ, encoded by the coding sequence GTGCAGGTCGTACACGAGGCGTCCGGCGAACCCATCGCGACGACCGTCGACGTAGCCGACGGCCTTCTCGCCCGCGCTCGCGGGCTGATGTTCCGGCGGTCGATTCCCGACGACTACGCGCTCGTCTTCGAGTTCACGGGCCAGTCGACGCGGCACCTCCACATGGTGTGTGTCCCGTTCGACATCGACGCCGTCTGGCTCACCGACGGAGTCGTCCAGCGGGTGAAACGACTACCCGCGTGGACCGGTCGCGGGAGCGCCGTCGCCGACACGGTCATCGAACTCCCCGCGGGCGCGGCCGACGGCGTGGAGCCGGGCGACCGCGTCACGGTTGCTCAGGCCGGCGAGAGCCGAAGCTCCCACGTCCAGTAG
- a CDS encoding inorganic diphosphatase gives MANLWEDMETGPNAPEEIYAVVECLKGERNKYEYDKDIPGVVLDRVLHSNVHYPSDYGFIPQSYYDDEDPFDVLVLVEDQTFPGCVIEARPVALMKMDDDGEQDDKVIAVPSEDPRYDHITDLEDIPQQQLDEIEEFFETYKNLEEGKEVETLGFENQQAAFDAIEHAQELYDEQFA, from the coding sequence ATGGCAAATCTCTGGGAAGACATGGAGACGGGACCGAACGCGCCCGAGGAAATCTACGCCGTCGTTGAGTGTCTCAAGGGCGAGCGCAACAAGTACGAGTACGACAAGGACATTCCGGGCGTCGTGCTCGACCGCGTGCTCCACTCGAACGTCCACTACCCCTCGGATTACGGGTTCATCCCGCAGTCGTACTACGACGACGAGGACCCCTTCGACGTGCTCGTGCTCGTCGAGGATCAGACGTTCCCCGGCTGCGTCATCGAGGCGCGTCCCGTCGCGCTCATGAAGATGGATGACGACGGCGAACAGGACGACAAGGTCATCGCCGTCCCGAGTGAGGACCCCCGCTACGACCACATCACCGACCTCGAAGACATTCCACAACAGCAGCTCGACGAGATCGAGGAGTTCTTCGAGACGTACAAGAATCTGGAGGAGGGCAAGGAGGTCGAGACGCTCGGCTTCGAGAATCAGCAGGCCGCCTTCGACGCCATCGAGCACGCCCAAGAGCTGTACGACGAGCAGTTCGCGTAG